A part of Agromyces protaetiae genomic DNA contains:
- the mmsA gene encoding multiple monosaccharide ABC transporter ATP-binding protein — protein sequence MQPPILEMRSITKEFPGVKALSDVSITVRAAEIHAICGENGAGKSTLMKVLSGVYPAGTYTGEIWFRGELVEFKDIRASEKAGIAIIHQELALIPELSITENIFLGNEMTRGVRIDWIKAKQDAVDLLARVGLDENPDTQVKHLGVGKQQLVEIAKALAKNVKLLILDEPTAALNEDDSQHLLDLILGLKAKGIASIIISHKLNEIEQIADEITIIRDGRSIETLDVAGGGVDEDRIIRGMVGRSLESRFPDRTPKIGDVFFQVKDWTIQHPQIPERLVAKGSNIEVRRGEIVGLAGLMGAGRTELAMSIFGRSYGNYISGTIVKDGQEIELKNVEAAIDHGLAYVSEDRKVLGLNLLDTIKRSIVSAKLSKISKRGVIDGSQEHGIAEDYRKRLRIKTPDVEVGVSKLSGGNQQKVVLAKWMFTDPDLLILDEPTRGIDVGAKYEIYTIIQDLAAQGKGVILISSELPELLGIADRIYTVFEGQITDDIPASEATPENLMRSMTSAKKKANA from the coding sequence ATGCAGCCGCCCATCCTCGAGATGCGGTCGATCACGAAGGAGTTCCCGGGCGTCAAGGCGCTCTCGGACGTCTCCATCACGGTTCGGGCCGCCGAGATCCACGCGATCTGTGGGGAGAACGGCGCCGGCAAGTCGACGCTCATGAAGGTCCTCTCGGGCGTCTACCCCGCGGGCACCTACACGGGTGAGATCTGGTTCCGCGGCGAACTCGTCGAGTTCAAGGACATTCGGGCCTCCGAGAAGGCGGGCATCGCGATCATCCACCAGGAGCTCGCGCTCATCCCCGAGCTCTCGATCACCGAGAACATCTTCCTCGGCAACGAGATGACCCGCGGCGTCCGCATCGACTGGATCAAGGCCAAGCAGGACGCCGTCGACCTGCTCGCCCGCGTCGGCCTCGACGAGAACCCCGACACGCAGGTCAAGCACCTCGGCGTCGGCAAGCAGCAGCTCGTCGAGATCGCCAAGGCGCTCGCGAAGAACGTCAAGCTGCTCATCCTCGACGAGCCCACGGCGGCCCTCAACGAGGACGACTCGCAGCACCTGCTCGACCTCATCCTCGGCCTCAAGGCCAAGGGCATCGCATCGATCATCATCAGCCACAAGCTCAACGAGATCGAGCAGATCGCCGACGAGATCACGATCATCCGCGACGGCCGCTCGATCGAGACGCTCGACGTCGCGGGCGGCGGCGTCGACGAGGACCGCATCATCCGCGGCATGGTCGGCCGCTCGCTCGAGAGCCGCTTCCCCGACCGCACGCCCAAGATCGGCGACGTGTTCTTCCAGGTCAAGGACTGGACGATCCAGCACCCGCAGATCCCCGAACGCCTCGTCGCCAAGGGCTCGAACATCGAAGTGCGCCGCGGTGAGATCGTCGGCCTCGCGGGACTCATGGGCGCAGGCCGCACCGAGCTCGCGATGAGCATCTTCGGCCGCTCCTACGGCAACTACATCTCGGGCACGATCGTCAAGGACGGCCAGGAGATCGAGCTCAAGAACGTCGAGGCGGCGATCGACCACGGCCTCGCCTACGTGAGCGAAGACCGCAAGGTGCTCGGCCTCAACCTCCTCGACACGATCAAGCGCTCGATCGTCTCGGCCAAGCTCTCGAAGATCTCCAAGCGCGGCGTCATCGACGGCTCGCAGGAGCACGGCATCGCCGAGGACTACCGCAAGCGCCTGCGCATCAAGACCCCCGACGTCGAGGTCGGCGTCTCCAAGCTCTCGGGCGGCAACCAGCAGAAGGTCGTCCTCGCGAAGTGGATGTTCACCGACCCCGACCTGCTGATCCTCGACGAGCCCACTCGCGGCATCGACGTCGGCGCGAAGTACGAGATCTACACGATCATCCAGGACCTCGCCGCGCAGGGGAAGGGCGTCATCCTCATCTCGAGCGAGCTGCCCGAACTCCTCGGCATCGCCGACCGCATCTACACGGTCTTCGAGGGCCAGATCACCGACGACATCCCCGCATCCGAAGCGACCCCGGAGAACCTCATGCGCAGCATGACCTCCGCAAAGAAGAAGGCGAACGCATGA
- the nrdI gene encoding class Ib ribonucleoside-diphosphate reductase assembly flavoprotein NrdI, giving the protein MTNLVYFSSVSGNTHRFIEKLGRPALRIPLFPREEPLRADEPYVLVVPTYGGGDGNGAVPKQVIRFLNDPHNRSLLRGVIAAGNTNFGTGYGLAGDIIAAKTGVPTLYRFEVFGTPDDVRAVDEGLDAFWQATQQLTA; this is encoded by the coding sequence ATGACGAACCTGGTCTACTTCTCGAGCGTCTCGGGGAACACCCATCGGTTCATCGAGAAGCTGGGTCGCCCGGCGCTCCGGATTCCGCTGTTTCCCCGTGAGGAGCCGCTCCGGGCCGACGAGCCGTACGTGCTCGTCGTGCCGACCTACGGCGGTGGCGACGGCAATGGCGCCGTCCCGAAGCAGGTCATCCGGTTCCTCAACGATCCGCACAACCGATCGCTCCTCCGCGGCGTCATCGCCGCCGGCAACACGAACTTCGGCACCGGCTACGGCCTCGCAGGCGACATCATCGCCGCGAAGACCGGGGTGCCCACCCTCTATCGCTTCGAAGTATTCGGAACACCCGACGACGTCCGCGCCGTCGACGAAGGATTGGACGCATTTTGGCAAGCAACGCAGCAGTTGACGGCGTGA
- a CDS encoding type IV toxin-antitoxin system AbiEi family antitoxin domain-containing protein translates to MFEERGLRGIRRSRGATMARMDPYDLAETQGRGIMRAAVLRELGVHPRELAKRVQRGDLVRVRSGAYVRRALWDAAGPDERYRLRIGGAVLAARHPVTLSHVSAAAWHGLPIIGRRPDAVHLVDTDRSGGRRTPQVVVHRAGPEPEPVVIDGVRCTSLVRTLVDVAATEPFARAVAMIDAALARGITVESLLAELDLIAPARGHRMAQAAIEFGDGRSGSAGESLSRAQIHLLGFVAPELQVRFDGILGSYALVDFYWRALRLIGEFDGRIKYSRSLDLSGRDTAAVLFDEKRREDALRRLGERVARWDWTVANTPRELFALLSEFGVPRR, encoded by the coding sequence GTGTTCGAGGAGCGGGGGCTCCGAGGCATCCGACGATCGCGCGGCGCGACGATGGCCCGCATGGACCCCTACGACCTCGCCGAGACCCAGGGTCGCGGCATCATGCGAGCGGCCGTGCTCCGAGAGCTCGGGGTGCACCCGCGCGAGCTCGCGAAACGCGTCCAGCGCGGCGACCTCGTGCGCGTGCGCAGCGGTGCGTACGTGCGCCGTGCACTGTGGGACGCGGCTGGCCCCGACGAGCGATATCGACTGCGTATCGGGGGTGCTGTGCTCGCCGCGCGGCATCCCGTCACACTGTCTCATGTGTCGGCCGCGGCCTGGCATGGGCTCCCGATCATCGGACGCAGGCCCGACGCCGTGCACCTCGTCGACACCGACCGCTCGGGAGGGCGGCGCACTCCGCAAGTCGTCGTGCACCGCGCGGGCCCCGAGCCCGAACCCGTGGTGATCGACGGCGTGCGGTGCACGTCGCTCGTGCGGACCCTCGTCGACGTCGCCGCGACCGAACCGTTCGCACGCGCGGTGGCGATGATCGATGCGGCGCTCGCCCGGGGGATCACGGTCGAGTCGCTCCTCGCCGAACTCGACCTCATCGCGCCCGCGCGCGGGCATCGCATGGCGCAGGCGGCCATCGAGTTCGGCGACGGCCGGTCGGGTAGCGCCGGCGAGTCGCTGAGCCGTGCACAGATCCACCTGCTGGGATTCGTGGCTCCCGAACTCCAGGTGCGGTTCGACGGCATTCTCGGCTCGTACGCGCTCGTCGACTTCTACTGGCGGGCGCTCCGGCTCATCGGCGAGTTCGACGGCCGCATCAAGTACTCACGCAGCCTCGACTTGAGCGGCCGGGATACGGCGGCCGTGCTCTTCGACGAGAAGCGCCGCGAAGACGCGCTGCGCCGGCTGGGGGAGCGGGTTGCGCGGTGGGACTGGACGGTCGCGAACACTCCTCGTGAGCTGTTCGCGCTGCTGAGCGAGTTCGGCGTGCCGAGGCGCTGA
- the nrdH gene encoding glutaredoxin-like protein NrdH encodes MTVTVYTKPSCVQCNATYRALDSKGIEYEVLDLSVDEAALAQVKELGYLQAPVVITDEDHWSGFRPDKIDELASRLA; translated from the coding sequence ATGACGGTCACGGTCTACACCAAGCCTTCCTGCGTGCAGTGCAACGCCACCTACCGCGCCCTCGACAGCAAGGGCATCGAGTACGAAGTGCTCGACCTCTCTGTCGACGAGGCAGCCCTCGCGCAGGTGAAGGAACTGGGGTACCTCCAGGCTCCCGTCGTCATCACCGACGAAGACCACTGGTCGGGCTTCCGCCCCGACAAGATCGACGAGCTGGCCTCGCGTCTCGCGTAA
- a CDS encoding LacI family DNA-binding transcriptional regulator — protein MAEPTVSDPGRTPSIRDVARVAEVSHQTVSRVLNNHPSIRPETKQRVLEAMEQLQYRPNRAARALVTSRSRTIGVLLKTDGEYGPTSSVAAIENVAREQGYWVHTANLAGSTPDAITEAVEHLMEQAVEGIIVIAPQVRVFDVLTEMAISLPCVSLQTASGAERTGLAADQVRGARIATEHLIALGHHEILHLAGPQDWIEAESRMRGFLDAISDADLPTFPPILGDWTAEFGYFAGRELARRRDFTAVFAANDLMAIGLMHGFRDAGLDVPRAVSVVGFDDIPVAPHVWPPLTTVHQDFRELGIRAVELLLRRMRGEDLELGPVVEPALVARDSTAAPLVARPR, from the coding sequence ATGGCTGAACCAACCGTGTCCGACCCGGGACGCACGCCGAGCATCCGCGATGTCGCGCGCGTCGCCGAGGTGTCCCATCAGACCGTCTCCCGGGTGCTCAACAACCACCCGAGCATCCGGCCCGAGACCAAGCAACGCGTGCTCGAGGCGATGGAGCAGCTCCAGTACCGGCCGAACCGGGCCGCGCGGGCGCTCGTCACGAGCCGATCGCGCACGATCGGCGTGCTCCTCAAGACCGACGGCGAGTACGGGCCGACGTCGTCGGTCGCCGCGATCGAGAACGTCGCCCGCGAGCAGGGCTACTGGGTGCACACCGCGAACCTCGCCGGGAGCACGCCCGACGCGATCACGGAAGCGGTCGAGCACCTCATGGAGCAGGCCGTCGAGGGCATCATCGTGATCGCGCCCCAGGTGCGGGTCTTCGACGTGCTCACGGAGATGGCGATCAGCCTGCCGTGCGTGAGCCTGCAAACGGCGTCGGGAGCCGAGCGCACGGGTCTCGCGGCAGACCAGGTGCGCGGGGCGCGCATCGCGACCGAGCACCTCATCGCGCTCGGGCACCACGAGATCCTGCACCTTGCGGGTCCGCAGGACTGGATCGAGGCCGAGAGCCGCATGCGCGGGTTCCTCGATGCGATCTCCGACGCCGATCTGCCGACGTTCCCGCCGATCCTCGGCGACTGGACGGCGGAGTTCGGCTATTTCGCCGGGCGCGAGCTCGCCCGGCGGCGTGACTTCACGGCGGTGTTCGCGGCCAACGACCTCATGGCGATCGGCCTGATGCACGGGTTCCGCGACGCGGGGCTCGACGTGCCGCGGGCGGTGAGCGTCGTCGGGTTCGACGACATCCCGGTCGCGCCGCACGTGTGGCCGCCGCTCACGACTGTGCATCAGGACTTCCGCGAACTCGGCATCCGTGCGGTGGAACTGCTCCTCCGCCGCATGCGCGGCGAAGACCTCGAGCTGGGGCCGGTCGTCGAGCCCGCGCTCGTCGCCCGGGATTCGACGGCTGCCCCACTCGTCGCGAGACCGCGGTAG
- a CDS encoding sugar-binding protein, translated as MKRLALAATALAAATALALTGCSSERGGTSAGDETAAAGGFAADATIGVALPDKTSENWVLAGDLFTQGLKDAGFNPDVQYAPASNTVAEQQNQISAMVTNGAKVIVIGAKDGKQLGTQLQQAADAGVKIIAYDRLIENTPNVDFYVAFDNFKVGQLQGQALLDGLEQRSGHAAPWNIELFSGSPDDANSGVFFNGAMDVLQPKIDDGTLVVVSGQTDIQQTATQGWEAENAQSRMDSLLAANYGTAAIDGVLSPNDTLARAIITSINQAGKDITKITVTGQDSEVESVKSIMAGEQFSTINKDTTLLVEQTIKMIGQLQRGEEVDVNDTEQYDNGVKVVPAYLLAPVIVTKENALEAYANVPSLLEIVKAAS; from the coding sequence ATGAAGAGACTCGCTTTGGCGGCGACCGCCCTCGCGGCGGCGACTGCACTCGCCCTCACCGGATGCTCGTCGGAACGCGGCGGCACCTCGGCCGGTGACGAGACCGCCGCTGCCGGCGGCTTCGCGGCCGACGCCACCATCGGCGTCGCACTGCCCGACAAGACCTCGGAGAACTGGGTGCTCGCGGGCGACCTGTTCACGCAGGGCCTCAAGGACGCCGGCTTCAACCCCGACGTGCAGTACGCCCCCGCCTCGAACACCGTCGCGGAGCAGCAGAACCAGATCTCGGCCATGGTCACCAACGGCGCGAAGGTCATCGTCATCGGCGCCAAGGACGGCAAGCAGCTCGGTACGCAGCTCCAGCAGGCGGCCGACGCGGGCGTCAAGATCATCGCCTACGACCGGCTCATCGAGAACACGCCGAACGTCGACTTCTACGTCGCGTTCGACAACTTCAAGGTCGGCCAGCTCCAGGGCCAGGCGCTCCTCGACGGCCTCGAGCAGCGCTCGGGCCACGCCGCTCCGTGGAACATCGAGCTGTTCTCGGGCTCGCCCGACGACGCGAACTCGGGTGTCTTCTTCAACGGCGCGATGGACGTCCTCCAGCCGAAGATCGACGACGGCACGCTCGTCGTCGTGTCGGGCCAGACCGACATCCAGCAGACCGCGACCCAGGGCTGGGAGGCCGAGAACGCCCAGAGCCGCATGGACTCGCTCCTCGCTGCGAACTACGGCACGGCCGCCATCGACGGCGTCCTCTCGCCCAACGACACGCTCGCCCGCGCGATCATCACCTCGATCAACCAGGCCGGCAAGGACATCACGAAGATCACGGTGACCGGTCAGGACTCCGAGGTCGAGTCGGTCAAGTCGATCATGGCGGGTGAGCAGTTCTCGACGATCAACAAGGACACCACGCTCCTCGTCGAGCAGACGATCAAGATGATCGGCCAGCTCCAGCGCGGCGAAGAGGTCGACGTCAACGACACCGAGCAGTACGACAACGGTGTGAAGGTCGTTCCGGCGTACCTCCTCGCTCCGGTCATCGTCACCAAGGAGAACGCGCTCGAGGCGTACGCGAACGTGCCGTCGCTCCTCGAGATCGTGAAGGCCGCTTCCTAA
- the mmsB gene encoding multiple monosaccharide ABC transporter permease produces the protein MSTQSVSTEKKRGGLSDIKKVFGSGQSSAHQFGILGSLIVIIALFQLLTFIYKGQGLTLSSTNLINVVNQYSYILILAIGMVMVIIMGHIDLSVGSVAAFTGIVVAKAMADWNLPWPLAIVLGLVVGALIGAWQGFWVAYVGVPAFIVTLAGMLIFRGGNQWIGQSTTTPVPQDFTYIGAGYLPELPIPLNFNVLTMLLGLLGVAWIIWHEFRLRAQQKRTGSDMAPAWVSIVKVVVLSGVILWAAYLFATGRPGTSFPVSGVILVVLVIIYSFVTNNTVFGRHIYAVGGNRLAASLSGVKDRRVDFFVMMNMSVLASLAGMIFVARSTASGPQDGNGWELDAIAAVFIGGAAVSGGIGTVIGSIIGGLVMAFLNNGLQLLGVGADLVQIIKGLVLLLAVAVDVLSRRGGGASILGIWSRRRAARVESPEPPAVVPSAGTNETSIPADLVQK, from the coding sequence ATGAGCACCCAGAGCGTCTCCACCGAGAAGAAGCGCGGCGGCCTCTCCGACATCAAGAAGGTGTTCGGCAGCGGCCAGTCGAGCGCGCACCAGTTCGGCATCCTCGGCAGCCTGATCGTCATCATCGCGCTGTTCCAGCTGCTGACCTTCATCTACAAGGGCCAGGGCCTCACCCTCTCGTCGACGAACCTCATCAACGTCGTCAACCAGTACTCCTACATCCTGATCCTCGCGATCGGCATGGTGATGGTCATCATCATGGGCCACATCGACCTGTCGGTCGGTTCGGTCGCGGCGTTCACGGGCATCGTCGTCGCGAAGGCGATGGCGGACTGGAACCTCCCCTGGCCGCTCGCGATCGTCCTCGGCCTCGTCGTCGGCGCGCTCATCGGCGCTTGGCAGGGTTTCTGGGTGGCGTACGTCGGGGTGCCCGCGTTCATCGTGACATTGGCCGGCATGCTCATCTTCCGCGGCGGCAACCAGTGGATCGGCCAGTCGACCACGACCCCCGTGCCGCAGGACTTCACCTACATCGGCGCCGGCTACCTGCCCGAACTGCCGATCCCGCTGAACTTCAACGTGCTCACGATGCTCCTCGGCCTCCTCGGCGTCGCGTGGATCATCTGGCACGAGTTCCGCCTCCGGGCGCAGCAGAAGCGCACGGGTTCGGACATGGCGCCGGCATGGGTCAGCATCGTCAAGGTCGTCGTCCTCTCGGGTGTCATCCTCTGGGCCGCCTACCTGTTCGCGACGGGCCGCCCCGGCACGAGCTTCCCGGTCTCGGGCGTCATCCTCGTCGTGCTCGTCATCATCTACTCGTTCGTCACGAACAACACGGTCTTCGGCCGCCACATCTACGCCGTCGGCGGCAACCGCCTCGCGGCGAGCCTCTCGGGCGTCAAGGACCGCCGCGTCGACTTCTTCGTCATGATGAACATGTCGGTGCTGGCCTCGCTCGCGGGCATGATCTTCGTCGCCCGTTCGACGGCCTCCGGCCCGCAGGACGGCAACGGCTGGGAGCTCGACGCCATCGCGGCCGTGTTCATCGGCGGCGCGGCCGTCTCGGGCGGCATCGGCACCGTGATCGGCTCGATCATCGGTGGTCTCGTGATGGCGTTCCTGAACAACGGCCTCCAGCTCCTCGGCGTCGGCGCCGACCTCGTGCAGATCATCAAGGGCCTCGTGCTCCTGCTCGCGGTCGCGGTCGACGTCCTCAGCCGCCGCGGCGGCGGAGCATCCATCCTCGGCATCTGGTCGCGCCGACGCGCCGCCCGAGTCGAGTCCCCCGAACCTCCCGCCGTCGTGCCGTCGGCCGGGACCAATGAGACGAGCATTCCGGCCGACCTCGTGCAGAAGTAG
- a CDS encoding HhH-GPD-type base excision DNA repair protein, translating to MAHALHITGDAAADELLSGDAFALLVGMLLDQQVAMETAFAGPEKIRERLGSIDPREIAATDPEKLVDVFKQTPAVHRYPGSMAGRVQALAVAVRDEWGDEASAIWTHGDPSGAEVLKRLKALPGFGDQKARIFLALLGKQCGLAAPGWREAAGAYGEDGSFRSVADIVSPESLAKVRATKQAAKAAAKSAKG from the coding sequence ATGGCACACGCACTCCACATCACGGGCGACGCCGCCGCCGACGAACTGTTGTCGGGCGATGCGTTCGCGCTCCTCGTCGGCATGCTCCTCGACCAGCAGGTCGCGATGGAGACGGCGTTCGCCGGGCCTGAGAAGATCCGTGAGCGGCTCGGCTCGATCGACCCGCGCGAGATCGCGGCGACCGACCCCGAGAAGCTCGTCGACGTGTTCAAGCAGACGCCCGCGGTGCACCGTTACCCGGGGTCGATGGCCGGTCGCGTGCAGGCGCTCGCGGTCGCCGTGCGCGACGAGTGGGGCGACGAGGCATCCGCCATCTGGACGCACGGCGACCCGTCGGGCGCCGAGGTGCTCAAGCGACTGAAGGCCTTGCCCGGCTTCGGCGACCAGAAGGCGCGCATCTTCCTCGCGCTCCTCGGCAAGCAGTGCGGGCTCGCCGCTCCGGGCTGGCGCGAGGCGGCCGGCGCGTACGGCGAGGACGGCTCGTTCCGCTCGGTCGCCGACATCGTGAGCCCCGAGTCGCTCGCGAAGGTGCGGGCGACGAAGCAGGCCGCGAAGGCGGCCGCGAAGTCCGCGAAGGGCTGA
- the nrdF gene encoding class 1b ribonucleoside-diphosphate reductase subunit beta: MTLTDPVNSAKNDPAHAGKLKLVDHVNAINWNRIQDDKDLEVWNRLVNNFWLPEKVPLSNDIQSWNTLTPEEQTLTMRVFTGLTLLDTIQGTVGAVSLIPDSLTPHEEAVYTNIAFMESVHAKSYSSIFSTLCSTKEIDDAFRWSVENPNLQRKAEIVMEYYRGDSPLKRKVASTLLESFLFYSGFYLPMYWSSRAKLTNTADLIRLIIRDEAVHGYYIGYKFQRGLELVSQEERDEIKDYTFSLLYELYDNEVQYTQDLYDGVGLTEDVKKFLHYNANKALMNLGYEPMFPKTVTDVNPAILSALSPNADENHDFFSGSGSSYVIGKAVNTEDEDWDF; the protein is encoded by the coding sequence ATGACCCTCACCGACCCCGTGAACTCGGCGAAGAACGACCCCGCCCACGCGGGCAAGCTCAAGCTCGTCGACCACGTCAACGCGATCAACTGGAACCGCATCCAGGACGACAAAGACCTCGAGGTCTGGAACCGTCTCGTGAACAACTTCTGGCTGCCCGAGAAGGTGCCGCTGTCGAACGACATCCAGTCGTGGAACACGCTCACGCCCGAAGAGCAGACCCTCACGATGCGCGTGTTCACGGGGCTCACGCTCCTCGACACGATCCAGGGCACGGTCGGTGCGGTGTCGCTCATCCCCGACTCGCTCACGCCGCACGAAGAGGCCGTGTACACGAACATCGCGTTCATGGAGTCGGTGCACGCGAAGAGCTACTCGTCGATCTTCTCGACGCTGTGCTCGACGAAGGAGATCGACGACGCGTTCCGCTGGTCGGTCGAGAACCCGAACCTGCAGCGCAAGGCCGAGATCGTCATGGAGTACTACCGCGGCGACTCGCCCCTGAAGCGCAAGGTCGCGTCGACCCTCCTCGAGTCGTTCCTGTTCTACTCGGGCTTCTACCTGCCCATGTACTGGTCTTCGCGAGCGAAGCTCACCAACACGGCCGACCTCATCCGCCTCATCATCCGCGACGAGGCCGTGCACGGGTACTACATCGGGTACAAGTTCCAGCGCGGGCTCGAACTCGTGAGCCAGGAGGAGCGCGACGAGATCAAGGACTACACGTTCTCGCTGCTCTACGAGCTCTACGACAACGAGGTGCAGTACACGCAAGACCTCTACGACGGCGTCGGCCTCACCGAAGACGTCAAGAAGTTCCTGCACTACAACGCGAACAAGGCGCTCATGAACCTCGGCTACGAGCCGATGTTCCCGAAGACGGTCACCGACGTGAACCCCGCGATCCTCTCGGCGCTCTCGCCGAACGCCGACGAGAACCACGACTTCTTCTCGGGGTCGGGCTCGTCGTACGTCATCGGCAAGGCGGTCAACACCGAGGACGAGGACTGGGACTTCTAG
- the nrdE gene encoding class 1b ribonucleoside-diphosphate reductase subunit alpha — MDYHSLNAMLNLYDEHGRIQFDKDREAAREYFLQHVNQNTVFFHSLKERLDYLVEKEYYEPEVLAQYSFEFIQKLNDLAYSKKFRFETFLGAFKYYTSYTLKTFDGKRYLERFEDRVVMTALGLAQGDEQLAIDLVEEIIGGRFQPATPTFLNTGKAQRGELVSCFLLRIEDNMESISRGINSSLQLSKRGGGVALLLSNIRESGAPIKQIENQSSGIIPVMKLLEDSFSYANQLGARQGAGAVYLSAHHPDIMRFLDTKRENADEKIRIKTLSLGVVVPDITFELAKNNEDMYLFSPYDVERVYGKPFGDVPITEHYREMVNDARIKKTKINAREFFQTLAEIQFESGYPYIVFEDTVNEANPIKGRINMSNLCSEILQVNTPTTYNEDLSYAAIGKDISCNLGSLNIALTMDAPDFGKTVETAIRGLTSVSNQSHITSVRSIEDGNDKSHAIGLGQMNLHGYLARERIFYGSEEGVDFTNIYFYTVLFHALRASNRIAIERGEVFDGFADSKYASGEFFDKYTDREWLPATARVAELFETSGVHIPTQDDWRALKASVQEHGIYNQNLQAVPPTGSISYINNSTASIHPIASKIEIRKEGKLGRVYYPAAFMTNDNLEYYQDAYEIGYEKVIDTYAAATQHVDQGLSLTLFFKDTATTRDINKAQIYAWKKGIKTIYYIRLRQMALEGTELDLCVSCTL, encoded by the coding sequence ATGGACTACCACTCGCTCAACGCGATGCTGAACCTGTACGACGAGCACGGGCGCATCCAGTTCGACAAAGACCGCGAGGCGGCGCGCGAGTACTTCCTCCAGCACGTCAACCAGAACACGGTCTTCTTCCACTCGCTCAAGGAGCGTCTCGACTACCTCGTCGAGAAGGAGTACTACGAGCCCGAGGTGCTCGCGCAGTACTCGTTCGAGTTCATCCAGAAGCTCAACGACCTCGCGTACTCGAAGAAGTTCCGGTTCGAGACCTTCCTCGGCGCGTTCAAGTACTACACGAGCTACACGCTCAAGACGTTCGACGGCAAGCGCTACCTCGAGCGCTTCGAAGACCGTGTCGTCATGACCGCGCTCGGGCTCGCGCAGGGCGACGAGCAGCTCGCGATCGACCTCGTCGAGGAGATCATCGGGGGTCGGTTCCAGCCGGCGACGCCGACGTTCCTCAACACGGGCAAGGCCCAGCGCGGCGAGCTCGTCTCGTGCTTCCTGCTCCGCATCGAAGACAACATGGAGTCGATCTCGCGCGGCATCAACTCGTCGCTGCAGCTCTCCAAGCGCGGCGGCGGCGTCGCGCTCCTGCTGTCGAACATCCGCGAGTCGGGTGCGCCCATCAAGCAGATCGAGAACCAGTCGTCGGGCATCATCCCCGTCATGAAGCTCCTCGAAGACAGCTTCAGCTACGCCAACCAGCTCGGTGCGCGTCAGGGCGCCGGGGCCGTGTACCTGTCGGCGCATCACCCCGACATCATGCGGTTCCTCGACACCAAGCGCGAGAACGCCGACGAGAAGATCCGCATCAAGACGCTCTCCCTCGGCGTCGTCGTGCCCGACATCACGTTCGAGCTCGCGAAGAACAACGAGGACATGTACCTCTTCTCGCCGTACGACGTCGAGCGCGTCTACGGCAAGCCGTTCGGCGACGTGCCCATCACCGAGCACTACCGCGAGATGGTGAACGACGCACGGATCAAGAAGACGAAGATCAACGCGCGCGAGTTCTTCCAGACCCTCGCCGAGATCCAGTTCGAGTCGGGCTACCCGTACATCGTGTTCGAAGACACGGTCAACGAAGCGAACCCGATCAAGGGCCGCATCAACATGTCGAACCTGTGCAGCGAGATCCTGCAGGTGAACACGCCGACGACGTACAACGAAGACCTGTCCTATGCCGCGATCGGCAAGGACATCAGCTGCAACCTCGGTTCGCTCAACATCGCGCTCACGATGGATGCCCCTGACTTCGGCAAGACCGTCGAGACGGCGATCCGCGGCCTCACGTCGGTGTCGAACCAGTCGCACATCACGTCGGTCCGCTCGATCGAAGACGGCAACGACAAGTCGCACGCGATCGGCCTCGGCCAGATGAACCTGCACGGCTACCTCGCCCGCGAGCGCATCTTCTACGGCAGCGAAGAGGGTGTCGACTTCACGAACATCTACTTCTACACGGTGCTCTTCCACGCGCTCCGCGCGTCGAACCGCATCGCGATCGAGCGCGGCGAGGTCTTCGACGGGTTCGCCGACTCGAAGTACGCGAGCGGCGAGTTCTTCGACAAGTACACCGACCGCGAATGGCTGCCGGCGACGGCCCGAGTGGCCGAGCTGTTCGAGACATCCGGTGTGCACATCCCGACGCAAGACGACTGGCGCGCCCTCAAGGCATCGGTGCAGGAGCACGGCATCTACAACCAGAACCTGCAGGCGGTGCCGCCGACCGGCTCGATCTCGTACATCAACAACTCGACGGCCTCGATCCACCCGATCGCGTCGAAGATCGAGATCCGCAAGGAAGGCAAGCTCGGCCGCGTGTACTACCCGGCGGCGTTCATGACGAACGACAACCTCGAGTACTACCAGGACGCGTACGAGATCGGCTATGAGAAGGTCATCGACACCTACGCGGCGGCGACGCAGCACGTCGACCAGGGCCTCTCGCTCACGCTCTTCTTCAAAGACACCGCGACGACGCGCGACATCAACAAGGCGCAGATCTACGCGTGGAAGAAGGGGATCAAGACGATCTACTACATCCGCCTACGGCAGATGGCGCTCGAAGGCACGGAGCTGGATCTCTGCGTCTCTTGCACGTTGTAG